A stretch of Brassica napus cultivar Da-Ae chromosome C6, Da-Ae, whole genome shotgun sequence DNA encodes these proteins:
- the LOC106379421 gene encoding uncharacterized protein LOC106379421 produces MKKTHQKSDGTYVDERACLIAEKYDAYVQERLSLVEPSNGEVLTEPLTVEERNEIYVKVAGISKQGRVFGLGSLQCGVYMPLDGSTVSPQADEDDGTLTHRVKELESDLQKSNEEKVQFQNRIQAIEKILMSAFGENVLTPTDTTTAI; encoded by the exons ATGAAGAAAACCCACCAGAAATCTGATggaacatatgttgatgaaagaGCATGCTTAATTGCAGAAAAATATGATGCATATGTGCAAGAAAGATTGTCACTGGTTGAGCCTTCTAATGGAGAGGTTTTGACAGAGCCTCTTACTGTCGAGGAAAGAAATGAAATCTATGTGAAG GTTGCTGGAATATCAAAACAAGGTCGGGTGTTTGGACTTGGATCACTTCAATGTGGAGTTTATATGCCACTAGATGGTTCTACAGTTTCACCACAAGCTGATGAAGATGATGGTACTTTAACTCACCGAGTCAAAGAGCTGGAGTCAGACTTGCAAAAGAGTAATGAAGAAAAGGTTCAGTTTCAGAATAGGATTCAAGCAATCGAGAAAATATTGATGTCTGCTTTTGGTGAAAATGTGTTGACTCCAACAGATACTACCACAGCCATATGA
- the BNAC06G11830D gene encoding uncharacterized protein BNAC06G11830D isoform X1, giving the protein MNSIQRFSLTRRLSSVESYLRHLCGGAFRVGVKDEGDWFYSQEWWDPHERGHTVSQSSSSRGNGVVSVVAHPSSLPSRESWAETEGWLDNRYMEIMGRDGAKNEKFKILGYQWRSLRFNDDTRQSTVKVMAAFRALQPSSIFYMQHPHCLAVPYLKSMVSVGLTSLAASKYDLTSAAIGKKQMRILCVGHGGGSLPLFLANHILGALVDIVEIDPVVISESVRAMGFPAFSVMTATGKRALPTPDIIDQVMWRGIHERLFLYESEAKEFILNNQNNSYDIIFMDAYDGADIFPHSLWDSNSLFMKALSERLHHEHGTLVVNLHSDADISDLDRSIEGVTTGKYVRKVGKAYKKGLMENERNGLVFSCEVPWLCNVSLVVSRGMSSDGRHRDQIKTSLMKTSLEVDKILRLPFSFLDYLKTGLAII; this is encoded by the exons ATGAACTCGATTCAACGTTTCTCGTTAACGCGGCGGTTGAGCAGCGTCGAGTCCTATCTACGGCATCTCTGCGGAGGAGCGTTCCGTGTAGGCGTGAAGGACGAAGGAGACTGGTTCTACTCGCAGGAATGGTGGGACCCTCACGAACGCGGTCACACCGTTTCACAATCTTCTTCGAGCAGAGGAAACGGTGTAGTTTCCGTCGTCGCCCACCCTTCTTCTCTTCCT AGTAGAGAATCATGGGCAGAAACTGAAGGATGGCTAGATAATAGGTATATGGAGATAATGGGAAGAGACGGAGCTAAGAATGAGAAGTTTAAGATACTTGGATATCAATGGAGATCACTTCGCTTCAACGATGATACTCGACAAAGCACTGTGAAAGTCATGGCTGCTTTTAGAGCATTGCAACCGAGTTCCATTTTCTACATGCAACACCCTCATTGCCTTGCTGTTCCAT ATTTGAAGAGCATGGTTTCAGTGGGATTGACGTCTCTAGCAGCTTCGAAATATGATTTGACGAGTGCAGCTATTGGGAAGAAACAAATGCGCATATTATGCGTTGGTCACGGTGGAGGAAGCTTACCGTTGTTTTTAGCTAATCACATTCTTG GTGCTCTTGTTGACATAGTTGAGATCGACCCGGTAGTTATTTCAGAGTCAGTTCGAGCAATGGGCTTCCCTGCATTCTCTGTCATGACAGCAACGGGGAAACGTGCGTTACCAACTCCTGACATTATTGACCAAGTGATGTGGCGAGGCATCCACGAGAGACTCTTCCTCTACGAGTCAGAGGCTAAGGAATTCATTCtcaataaccaaaataattcTTATGACATTATCTTCATGGATGCTTATGATGGAGCAGACATTTTTCCACACAGTCTGTGGGATTCCAATTCTCTGTTCATGAAAGCTCTGAGCGAAAGACTTCACCATGAGCATGGGACTCTGGTGGTGAACCTTCACTCTGATGCAGACATCTCAGATTTGGACAGATCAATTGAAGGTGTAACAACGGGAAAGTATGTTAGGAAAGTCGGTAAAGCCTATAAAAAGGGTTTAATGGAGAATGAGAGGAATGGATTGGTTTTTTCTTGTGAAGTTCCATGGCTATGTAATGTATCTCTGGTGGTGAGCAGAGGCATGAGTTCAGATGGAAGACATAGAGACCAAATCAAGACCAGTCTTATGAAGACTTCCTTAGAAGTGGACAAAATCCTTCGtcttcctttctctttcttGGATTACCTGAAAACTGGTCTTGCTATCATATAA
- the BNAC06G11830D gene encoding uncharacterized protein BNAC06G11830D isoform X2: MEIMGRDGAKNEKFKILGYQWRSLRFNDDTRQSTVKVMAAFRALQPSSIFYMQHPHCLAVPYLKSMVSVGLTSLAASKYDLTSAAIGKKQMRILCVGHGGGSLPLFLANHILGALVDIVEIDPVVISESVRAMGFPAFSVMTATGKRALPTPDIIDQVMWRGIHERLFLYESEAKEFILNNQNNSYDIIFMDAYDGADIFPHSLWDSNSLFMKALSERLHHEHGTLVVNLHSDADISDLDRSIEGVTTGKYVRKVGKAYKKGLMENERNGLVFSCEVPWLCNVSLVVSRGMSSDGRHRDQIKTSLMKTSLEVDKILRLPFSFLDYLKTGLAII; this comes from the exons ATGGAGATAATGGGAAGAGACGGAGCTAAGAATGAGAAGTTTAAGATACTTGGATATCAATGGAGATCACTTCGCTTCAACGATGATACTCGACAAAGCACTGTGAAAGTCATGGCTGCTTTTAGAGCATTGCAACCGAGTTCCATTTTCTACATGCAACACCCTCATTGCCTTGCTGTTCCAT ATTTGAAGAGCATGGTTTCAGTGGGATTGACGTCTCTAGCAGCTTCGAAATATGATTTGACGAGTGCAGCTATTGGGAAGAAACAAATGCGCATATTATGCGTTGGTCACGGTGGAGGAAGCTTACCGTTGTTTTTAGCTAATCACATTCTTG GTGCTCTTGTTGACATAGTTGAGATCGACCCGGTAGTTATTTCAGAGTCAGTTCGAGCAATGGGCTTCCCTGCATTCTCTGTCATGACAGCAACGGGGAAACGTGCGTTACCAACTCCTGACATTATTGACCAAGTGATGTGGCGAGGCATCCACGAGAGACTCTTCCTCTACGAGTCAGAGGCTAAGGAATTCATTCtcaataaccaaaataattcTTATGACATTATCTTCATGGATGCTTATGATGGAGCAGACATTTTTCCACACAGTCTGTGGGATTCCAATTCTCTGTTCATGAAAGCTCTGAGCGAAAGACTTCACCATGAGCATGGGACTCTGGTGGTGAACCTTCACTCTGATGCAGACATCTCAGATTTGGACAGATCAATTGAAGGTGTAACAACGGGAAAGTATGTTAGGAAAGTCGGTAAAGCCTATAAAAAGGGTTTAATGGAGAATGAGAGGAATGGATTGGTTTTTTCTTGTGAAGTTCCATGGCTATGTAATGTATCTCTGGTGGTGAGCAGAGGCATGAGTTCAGATGGAAGACATAGAGACCAAATCAAGACCAGTCTTATGAAGACTTCCTTAGAAGTGGACAAAATCCTTCGtcttcctttctctttcttGGATTACCTGAAAACTGGTCTTGCTATCATATAA
- the LOC106379419 gene encoding uncharacterized protein LOC106379419, translating into MVLRSSISNTKKFFQKTIDNFKSFFSNNATYHKLPKTPHNISINDHHHQNPNNIISSSSTSAIHKQLQPKSRDYVTKNRVLTQPPRRGDRDETLFSKPKVELVLLKLQKMEEIMNGDIINDEEHVLDVREFLDCYSRLRCAAYIDVVEKFFMEVYSDFFSPQPLEHTTRVVVQSRYPYGGQNN; encoded by the coding sequence ATGGTGCTTAGAAGCTCCATCTCCAACACAAAAAAATTCTTCCAAAAAACTATCGACAATTTCAAATCATTTTTCTCCAACAATGCTACCTATCACAAACTACCTAAAACACCTCATAACATTTCCATCaacgatcatcatcatcaaaacccaaataacatcatatcatcatcatcgaCATCAGCCATACATAAGCAGTTACAGCCTAAATCCAGAGATTATGTGACCAAAAACAGAGTTTTGACTCAACCACCGAGAAGAGGAGACAGAGATGAGACACTCTTTTCCAAACCAAAGGTTGAGCTTGTTCTCCTAAAGCTACAAAAGATGGAGGAGATAATGAATGGTGATATAATAAATGATGAGGAACATGTCTTAGATGTTCGGGAGTTCCTCGATTGCTACTCTCGTCTTCGTTGCGCTGCTTACATCGATGTGGTTGAGAAGTTTTTTATGGAGGTCTACTCTGATTTTTTTAGCCCTCAACCTCTCGAGCACACGACTAGAGTGGTCGTTCAATCACGTTACCCCTACGGTGGCCAGAATAACTGA